In one window of Brachyhypopomus gauderio isolate BG-103 chromosome 16, BGAUD_0.2, whole genome shotgun sequence DNA:
- the LOC143478246 gene encoding olfactory receptor 52B2-like → MDAKFPNETFSWVLQIAKFDVYPDAVYPVFLTGVLIYLFSVLCNGIILTLIVTRRSLHKPMFYIMFSLPLAEILGITTILPRLLIDIVTQSNVVYYPTCILQGFILHFCGGSVYFILAAMAFDCYIAICKPLRYHSIMTPFTVGGVIALAWGLDLALIIVLFSLQARLPKCKTFIVNVFCDNMSLVWLSCAGDITINNIYGLFITGFIQAVSVGVQLFSCAHILKTCLTHSQSDAKIKAVNTCSAQIIIFVLFEIVSPNAQKLCGILTFTVPPVVNPIIYGMKTNDFRNAFLVVLIKIRVLFT, encoded by the coding sequence ATGGATGCTAAATTTCCAAATGAAACCTTTAGCTGGGTCCTTCAGATTGCCAAATTTGATGTCTATCCAGATGCTGTATATCCTGTCTTCCTGACTGGAGTTTTGATCTACTTGTTTTCAGTGTTATGTAATGGAATAATTCTAACACTCATTGTGACACGACGGAGTCTTCATAAGCCAATGTTCTACATTATGTTCAGTCTCCCTCTAGCAGAGATATTAGGAATCACCACTATCCTTCCCAGACTGTTAATTGATATTGTAACTCAATCAAATGTTGTCTATTACCCAACATGTATCTTACAGGGTTTTATTCTGCATTTTTGTGGAGGCAGTGTATATTTTATACTGGCAGCAATGGCATTTGACTGCTACATAGCAATATGCAAGCCTCTCAGATATCATTCTATAATGACACCCTTCACAGTTGGAGGTGTTATAGCTTTGGCTTGGGGTCTTGACCTTGCTTTAATAATAGTTTTGTTTAGCCTTCAGGCCAGACTACCCAAATGCAAGACATTTATTGTTAATGTATTCTGTGATAATATGTCCTTGGTCTGGCTCTCATGTGCAGGTGATATCACAATAAACAATATATATGGGTTGTTTATAACAGGATTTATTCAGGCTGTTAGTGTGGGTGTGCAGTTATTCTCCTGTGCACATATCCTTAAAACCTGCCTTACCCACTCTCAATCTGATGCTAAAATTAAGGCTGTAAATACTTGTTCTGCACAGATCAttatttttgttctgtttgAAATAGTCTCTCCCAATGCTCAAAAATTGTGTGGCATATTAACTTTCACAGTCCCTCCAGTAGTCAATCCAattatatatggaatgaaaacaaaTGATTTTAGAAATGCATTTCTTGTGGTCTTAATAAAAATAAGGGTCCTATTTACATAA